GGAGTGTGGGTAGGGGGGGTACGTTGTTTAGAGGTCGGGGGGGGGGTAGTTGTTTAGAGTCGGGGGGGTAGTTGTGTCGGGGGGAAGTTGTGTCGGGGGGTAGTTGTTTAGAGTCGGGGGGGATGCTACGTCTCGAACTGAGTGAGCAGCGCCCGGACTTCGGGCGTCAGCTGCTTGGCGGCGCTGGCGGCCTCAGCGATGGCTCGGCGGTATGGACCCTTCCTCTTCCTGTCAAAGCGACACTGGAAGCTCTCCAGGAAGGGAGACAGCTGAGTGAGGGGGAGGAAGGAGGTGGTGGGGGAGCCGAACCACGACACCCTGGCCTCCTGACGGACAGCCAGCCCCGTGTCACTGCGGCGAGACACCGTGATGCTCAGTACCCTCGCCGGCCACCAGGGGAACCCAGAGATCTTCGCCCACACGATGTCGCCCAAACACAGCGAGCGCCCGTCGGGGAGGAGCACCTTCGAGACGGGCTTAGAGAACACCgggggggaggaagaggaggaggaggaggaggaagaggtggacGACTTACGCCTCCTCTTCATCtcaccctcctcttcctcaccctccaccgggggagggggggggcgacTTACGCCTCCTCTTCATCTcaccttcctcttcctcaccctccACCGGGGAAGGGGATGTGGAGGACTTATGCCTCCTCTTCATCtcaccctcctcttcctcaccctccaccgggggagggggggacgacTTACGCCTCCTCTTCATCtcaccctcctcttcctcaccctccACCGGGGGAGGGGATGTGGAGGACTTATGCCTACTCTTCATCtcaccctcctcttcctcaccctccACCGGGGGAGGGGACATAGAGGACTTACACCTCCTCTTCAGATCCCCCCCCTCATCCTCACCGTCAGCTAGTGTCTCATTGGCTCTaggggaggaggaggcgggGCAAAGCGGGTCTAACAAGGCGGGTCCAGGGGGGGGGAGGTCAAAGGTCTCTGTGGAGCTGCACTCTGAGGGGGGGGAGGAGCAGCGGGGGGGACACAGGGCCTCACAGAGCAGGGGCTCCAGGGGAGGAGCTGTGCTGAAGGGAGGGGGAGTCGTGGGGGCAGGGCTTATAATGGgtttgtggggggggggagcgAGAGCTCAGTTTggggggggaaggggggggcTGGttctgggagggggggggcacctGGTCGTCTGTTCGATACCTTTGAGGTTTGAGCCGCATCCTGGGCGGTAGTGAAGGGGGAGTGCTCTGCAGCCGGCGGGTGAAGTGGACCCTCTGGTTCTGCAAGGAGGAGGCCCGGGTCACTGCCTTCCTGCAGGGCTGCTCCTGGTCCTGGTCCTGCTCCTTCTTCAGGTTCTGCCGGGCTTTGGAGACGTCAGCAGCCGGGCCCCTGGAGGGGGGGGCTTTCTTAGAGTTCAAACACAGGCGGCCGGAGGCTCCGCCCCTCAGGACCCGGGAGGAGGTGGGGAGCGCTGAAGACGATACGTGGATCCCTGAGGGGGGCCGTCTGTCGTTAGGGGGCCGTCTGTCGTCCCCTCTCAGCCGTTTGACCTCAGCAGAAACAGGTCCTTCAGCAGCTCTCCGCCGCCGCGATGCCTCCTCCTTCAGCTCCACGGGGCCCCTGCGGGACTCCctgcccccccccaccacacctTTGCACTTGTCGCAGAGCACCTGGCGGGGGCGGAGCTTAATGGCGTTCATGATGGAGGTGGGCTCCTCGCAGCGGTAGCGCCTCTTGGGACGGCGGATCTTCCGCAGCAGGGGCTGAGGTAAAGCCTGGTTGTAGGTGTCCCTGAGGAACAGAGGGGGGGGGTACGGAGCCCCCTCCTGGAACAGCGGCGGCAGTTTGGACcttggggggggagggggtgaaACCTCTTCCTGTTTGGTGGATGCTTCCACTTCAGGCAGTGATATCATCAGAGGGCGACTAACCCTGTCGTCTCTCCGGGGGAGCACGGTGATGGGGATCCCGTACGGTCCGAACCTGCAACAAACACAACATGAGAACCTTAAAGACTCAAGCACAATGTGAGAACCT
The sequence above is a segment of the Pseudochaenichthys georgianus unplaced genomic scaffold, fPseGeo1.2 scaffold_1616_arrow_ctg1, whole genome shotgun sequence genome. Coding sequences within it:
- the pwwp2a gene encoding PWWP domain-containing protein 2A: MAAVAAEPGAARREEEEPGPDLPREPGRGLTGEPGEPGLTTLLAPGPQLEPWMEAGGQRVGPEAGRGEGEGERPGADREDRLCSVPGDPQGGGSEPRAVFLLSFPAPPPGTEAGLALTEPAEPTTNETGTDRAEPADRDQDRDGDQDLDRDYTLRAPVKQEPHSAGLSPADLIVAGLSPADLSPADLSPGSEVRVSLDHVIDDALVVSFRRGEQVFSGVLMDVSRRFGPYGIPITVLPRRDDRVSRPLMISLPEVEASTKQEEVSPPPPPRSKLPPLFQEGAPYPPPLFLRDTYNQALPQPLLRKIRRPKRRYRCEEPTSIMNAIKLRPRQVLCDKCKGVVGGGRESRRGPVELKEEASRRRRAAEGPVSAEVKRLRGDDRRPPNDRRPPSGIHVSSSALPTSSRVLRGGASGRLCLNSKKAPPSRGPAADVSKARQNLKKEQDQDQEQPCRKAVTRASSLQNQRVHFTRRLQSTPPSLPPRMRLKPQRYRTDDQVPPPSQNQPPPSPPKLSSRSPPPQTHYKPCPHDSPSLQHSSSPGAPALANETLADGEDEGGDLKRRCKSSMSPPPVEGEEEEGEMKSRHKSSTSPPPVEGEEEEGEMKRRRKSSPPPPVEGEEEEGVSRPPPPPVEGEEEEGEMKRRRKSSTSSSSSSSSSSPPVFSKPVSKVLLPDGRSLCLGDIVWAKISGFPWWPARVLSITVSRRSDTGLAVRQEARVSWFGSPTTSFLPLTQLSPFLESFQCRFDRKRKGPYRRAIAEAASAAKQLTPEVRALLTQFET